The genomic window GACGGAGCACAGGAAGACGAGGAATACCTCGTTCTCGTGGGGCGTGTTGCCGGGGTCGAGCAGGTTGATGCCGTCGTCGGTCACGAGGCTCCAGTTGTTGTGTTTGCCCGAGCCGTTGACGCCGGCGAACGGCTTCTCGTGCAGCAGGCACACGAAGCCGTGGCGGCGGGCGACCTTGCGCAGGGTCTCCATCGTGAGCTGGTTGTGGTCGGTGGCCACGTTGACGGTGGTGAAGACGGGCGCCAGTTCGTACTGGGCGGGGGAGACCTCGTTGTGCTGGGTCTTGGCCGCGACGCCCAGGGTCCACAGCTCGTTGTTCAGCTCATTCATGAGCGAGGCGATGCGCTCGTCGAGGGCGCCGAAGTAGTGGTCCTCGAGTTCCTGCCCCTTGGGCGGCGGCGCGCCGAACAGCGTGCGGCCGCACAGCAGGAGGTCGAGGCGCTTCTCGACGAACTTGCGATCCACCAGGAAGTACTCCTGCTCGGGGCCGCAGGTAGCGGCCACCCGCTTGGTCGTCGTGTTGCCGAAGAGCCGCAGCACCCGCAGCGCCTGGCGGTTCAAGGCGTCCATCGAGCGAAGCAGGGGCGTCTTCTTGTCCAGCGCCTCGCCGCGGTAGCTGCAGAAGGCGCTCGGGATGAAGAGCGTGACATTGGCGCCGTCGCGCTTGACGAAGACGGGGGAAGTGCAGTCCCACGCCGTGTAGCCGCGCGCCTCGAAGGTCGCCCGCAGGCCGCCCGAGGGGAACGACGAGGCGTCGGGCTCGCCCTTGATCAGCTCCTTGCCGCTGAACTCCATCATCGTGCGCCCATCGGCCATCGGCGAGATGAAGGAGTCGTGCTTCTCGGCCGTCGTGCCCGTCATCGGCTGGAACCAGTGGCAGAAGTGCGTGGCGCCCTTCTCCGTCGCCCAATCCTTCATCGCGTTGGCCACGACATCGGCGATCGAGGGGTCGAGGCTCTCGCCCCCTTCGATGGTCCGCCGCAGCCGGCGGTAGACGTTCTTGGGCAGACGCTCGCGCATCACGGCATCGTTGAAGACATTCGAGCCGTACACCGCGGGGACGCCAGAGCCCTTCCCATTGGTCGTGCTGTCGCCGTTGGCCATCGCCGGACCCCTTTGCGATTGAGGTGCTTAGGACACGGGTCGCCTCTCAGATTTCTGGCGACAGCAATCTGCGTGCCACATGCCGCACCGAGATAGTGAATAGGGCGGCTTCCTGCCCCGAAGTGGGCAATCGGCGGGTTCTTCGGCAGCGTACGCCGTCCATGCTGGGTGAATGCGGTTTTTCATCGGGCAGGATGTGCCTACCGTCCGGTACGTTCCTTGCAACGAGAACCTACCGGCCGGTATGACATGCCGAATGCCCCGCGACGCCCTCCCCCCGCCTCCCCTCGATGCATCAAACAATCCCGTGGTCCAGCAGCCTGTCCACGGTTTGGCGATCTTGGTCCGAGTGGCCTGGTGCGAGGCGTCGGCATGCCTGCTCCCCGCGGCGCTGGCGGTTCCTCGGGCGGGCCGTGTCGAGTGCCTGGGGGCCGGCGCCTGCCCATGCTGTATCAACCCTGTGAGGGGGAGAGTGATACAGCATGGGTAGACGGGCGAGAATGGGCGATCCTCGCGGTTCCGGCCATATTCGCTCATCTGCGGGATGAGCAAGCATGTATGGGGCATGGCCGAAGAGCGTAAGGCAATGGGGCATAAAGGGTTATACGTACTGGCGAGATGGATGAAGGGGAGCAGAGACCTCCCTCCCGTAGGTTCCAACACCTTCGGGAGGGGAACAGGAAGGGCGAGCGCTGCTGGGCTTGCCCTCCCGAACGTATTGGAACGTTCGGGAGGGGGCTCGCTGGTCGGCTACAGGCGCATACAGCGCCCCTGGCGAAGGCCGAAGTTCACATCGCAACCGCCCCGCTACGCCCATACTTGCTCAACCCTGAGAGGGGGGAATGAGCAAGTATGGGTAGATGGGCGAGAATGGGCGATTCTCGCGGCTCCGGCCATACTCGCTCACTTCTGGGATGAGCAAGTATGTGAGCGGGAATGGCCGGAGAGCGTAAGGCATTGGGGCATAGATGGTTATGGAGTGTTCATCGCTGGCGTCGCAGCCCCGGCCCCACGCTCCCAGAAGGCGGCTGCATCCGGATCGCCAGACCGTGATGAGCCGCATTGAGGACGTCTGCGGGGCGGAGCCGGGGATTGAACGCTACTTCCTGCCGGGCTCAGGCAGGGGCTTGAGCCCGTGGAGGTCTATGAGGGGAACCTTGACCTCGAAGTCGCGCAAGGGGGGAGAGATCCAGCTCAGCTTTGAGAGGTGGTCGGCAGC from Planctomycetota bacterium includes these protein-coding regions:
- a CDS encoding glutamine synthetase III, whose translation is MANGDSTTNGKGSGVPAVYGSNVFNDAVMRERLPKNVYRRLRRTIEGGESLDPSIADVVANAMKDWATEKGATHFCHWFQPMTGTTAEKHDSFISPMADGRTMMEFSGKELIKGEPDASSFPSGGLRATFEARGYTAWDCTSPVFVKRDGANVTLFIPSAFCSYRGEALDKKTPLLRSMDALNRQALRVLRLFGNTTTKRVAATCGPEQEYFLVDRKFVEKRLDLLLCGRTLFGAPPPKGQELEDHYFGALDERIASLMNELNNELWTLGVAAKTQHNEVSPAQYELAPVFTTVNVATDHNQLTMETLRKVARRHGFVCLLHEKPFAGVNGSGKHNNWSLVTDDGINLLDPGNTPHENEVFLVFLCSVVRAVDKYAKLLRASVATSGNDHRLGANEAPPAIVSIFLGEQLTEIFGQLASGGKRTSKAGGELKLGVSTLPPLPRDTTDRNRTSPFAFTGNKFEFRMVGSSQSTAGPNFTLNTIVADVLREVADELEGAGDVNAAAQALLQRFARESARIIFNGDNYSQDWVAEAERRGLPNIRSSVDSLLTLAEEENMAVLERHCVLSRGELHARTDLLLETYAKQINVEARTALQIAKRQVLPAVIGQTDALAAAVSQVKGVGLAAKAQGALLERTCGLVEALEARIAGLEAAVAAAAPVHEAVGRAKAYRDVVMPALVSLRETVDQLEQIVDARLWPLPTYAEMLFVR